Proteins encoded in a region of the Coffea eugenioides isolate CCC68of chromosome 4, Ceug_1.0, whole genome shotgun sequence genome:
- the LOC113769016 gene encoding rust resistance kinase Lr10-like, translating to MSKQSFCISLLLLFCLVVQSSSSRAQSSIHSADSCIPSSCGNLHNISYPFRLKGDPKNCGDPSYELDCQNNRTILTLNSKKFHVQAITYENFTIRAVDPGVDNNDSCSFPTYSSFDYLDLPISVYDKLYDYNIPVVYINCLKPVNASRYMENTFCRNGSSSAFSNSSRVHRYIAVGEDFRISDLEESCGVEMSTKVSKFGPMKDIHITTSLASVHELLAYGFELSWFRVLCQECEADHHGFCSVENNTVTCRHYCYENEPLSELPLRCTLEYWGTIIGLYALISVGSLLGLRFVCGITCLAVLVVFKWRRRHLSADETIEEFLQSQTSLMPIKYSYCEIRKMTGNFREKLGEGSCGSVYKGKLRSGPFVAVKIMENTTTSELEFVSKVATMGRIHHVNVVQLVGFCTEGSKRALVYEFMPNGSLDKYSFPKGQSQSVSLSYEKVFEIALGVARGIHYLHRGCDMRILHFGIKPHNILLDENYNPKISDFGLAQLYPNNESFISLPAARGTMGYTAPELFYKNIGGVSYKADVYSFGMLLMEMASRRENRNPGAEHVSQIYFTSWAYDRLQAGQDIDMAFANAEERKMILVALWCIQMKPDDRPAMNKIVEMLEGDADLVPMPPKPFLAPREMAEEFETITSSRGSLAISIESRD from the exons ATGTCAAAGCAAAGCTTCTGTATCTCTCTTCTACTATTGTTTTGCCTCGTAGTTCAAAGCAGCAGCTCCAGAGCCCAGAGCAGTATTCATAGTGCTGATTCTTGCATTCCATCTTCCTGTGGGAATCTCCATAATATATCTTACCCTTTTCGTCTAAAAGGCGATCCCAAGAACTGTGGTGACCCGAGCTACGAACTCGACTGCCAAAACAATCGCACCATTCTAACCTTAAATTCCAAGAAGTTCCATGTCCAGGCCATCACTTACGAAAACTTCACGATTCGAGCAGTTGACCCCGGTGTAGACAACAACGATTCCTGCTCTTTCCCAACTTATTCATCTTTTGATTACCTCGATCTTCCAATTTCTGTATACGACAAACTCTATGATTACAACATCCCAGTAGTATACATCAACTGCTTAAAACCTGTAAATGCTTCGCGATATATGGAAAATACTTTCTGCAGAAATGGGAGTAGTTCTGCATTTTCCAACTCTTCCAGGGTCCATAGATACATTGCTGTTGGGGAAGATTTCAGAATATCGGATTTGGAGGAGTCTTGTGGGGTTGAGATGTCCACCAAGGTCTCAAAGTTCGGGCCCATGAAGGATATTCATATTACAACTTCTTTGGCGAGTGTTCATGAGTTGTTGGCTTATGGATTTGAGCTCTCGTGGTTCAGGGTGTTATGTCAAGAATGTGAAGCCGATCATCATGGTTTCTGCAGTGTCGAAAATAACACTGTTACTTGTCGCCATTATTGCTATGAAAACGAACCACTTTCTGAACTTCCATTACGCT GTACACTCGAGTATTGGGGTACCATAATTGGACTTTATGCGCTCATTTCTGTAG GATCCCTACTTGGACTAAGATTTGTATGTGGAATTACGTGCTTAGCAGTATTAGTGGTGTTTAAATGGAGAAGACGACATTTATCAGCTGATGAAACCATTGAAGAGTTCCTTCAAAGTCAAACTAGCCTCATGCCAATTAAGTACAGTTACTGCGAGATCAGGAAAATGACAGGGAACTTCAGAGAGAAGCTGGGTGAAGGCAGCTGTGGATCTGTGTATAAAGGGAAACTTCGCAGTGGGCCTTTTGTTGCAGTGAAGATAATGGAAAACACCACGACTAGTGAGCTAGAATTCGTGAGCAAAGTTGCTACTATGGGAAGGATTCACCATGTAAATGTGGTGCAGCTTGTTGGTTTCTGCACTGAAGGATCAAAAAGAGCTTTAGTATATGAGTTCATGCCCAATGGCTCTCTTGACAAGTACAGTTTCCCAAAGGGACAGTCACAATCTGTTTCCTTGAGCTATGAGAAAGTGTTTGAGATTGCTCTTGGGGTGGCTCGTGGGATTCACTATCTACATCGAGGCTGCGACATGAGGATTCTACACTTTGGTATCAAACCCCATAACATTCTTCTGGATGAGAATTATAATCCCAAGATATCTGATTTCGGGCTTGCTCAATTATATCCCAACAATGAAAGTTTCATATCCCTCCCTGCTGCAAGAGGGACAATGGGGTACACGGCTCCAGAGTTGTTCTACAAGAACATTGGAGGAGTCTCATACAAGGCTGATGTTTATAGCTTTGGAATGTTGTTGATGGAAATGGCAAGCAGAAGGGAAAATAGAAATCCAGGTGCCGAGCATGTTAGTCAGATTTACTTCACTTCTTGGGCTTATGACCGATTACAGGCAGGACAGGACATAGACATGGCATTTGCCAATGCAGAAGAAAGGAAGATGATTCTGGTAGCTTTGTGGTGCATACAGATGAAGCCTGATGATCGACCAGCGATGAACAAAATCGTTGAGATGCTTGAAGGAGATGCTGATCTTGTGCCTATGCCTCCAAAACCTTTCCTGGCTCCACGCGAGATGGCTGAGGAATTTGAGACCATCACAAGTAGTAGAGGATCATTAGCAATATCCATTGAATCTAGAGATTAA